The proteins below come from a single Limnobaculum xujianqingii genomic window:
- a CDS encoding NCS2 family permease — MNKPVSGPANGQGLLERIFQLNQHGTTIRTEIVAGFTTFLTMVYIVFVNPQILGVAGMDTEAVFVTTCLVAAFGSIFMGVLANLPVALAPAMGLNAFFAFVVVGAMGHSWQVAMGAIFWGSFGFLLLTLFRIRYWMISSIPVSLRVGITSGIGLFIGMMGLKNAGIIVPNPDTLVAVGNLTSLNVALGILGFFIIAVLAAKNIHAAVLISIVVTTGIGLLVGDVTYQGVFSAPPSIASIVGQVDVKGALDIGLAGIIFSFMLINLFDSSGTLIAVTDKAGLADENGKFPRMKQALMVDSITSTAGAYLGTSSISTYIESSSGVSVGGRTGLTAVVVGLLFLLVIFLSPLAKMVQPYAVAGALIYVGVLMTSSLSRVKWNDLTEATPAFITAVMMPFTFSITEGIALGFISYCVMKAGVGRWREINPCVLIVALLFLIKIVFVDH, encoded by the coding sequence ATGAACAAACCAGTTTCTGGACCTGCTAATGGGCAAGGATTACTAGAGCGCATATTTCAGTTAAATCAACATGGGACAACCATCAGAACTGAGATTGTAGCTGGCTTTACCACCTTTTTAACTATGGTTTATATCGTTTTTGTTAACCCTCAAATTTTAGGGGTGGCAGGAATGGATACCGAAGCCGTTTTTGTTACCACCTGTCTGGTTGCTGCATTTGGTAGCATCTTTATGGGGGTTTTGGCCAATCTGCCGGTTGCACTGGCGCCAGCCATGGGGTTAAACGCCTTTTTTGCCTTCGTGGTGGTTGGGGCGATGGGCCATTCATGGCAAGTGGCCATGGGCGCTATTTTCTGGGGCTCTTTTGGTTTTCTGTTGCTGACGCTATTTCGGATTCGTTACTGGATGATCTCCAGTATCCCGGTTAGCCTGCGTGTGGGTATTACCAGCGGTATTGGTCTGTTTATCGGGATGATGGGGCTGAAAAACGCCGGTATTATTGTACCGAATCCTGATACGCTGGTGGCAGTAGGTAACCTGACCTCGCTGAATGTTGCGTTAGGTATTTTAGGTTTCTTTATTATTGCAGTACTGGCGGCAAAAAATATTCATGCGGCAGTACTGATCTCCATAGTGGTTACCACAGGTATTGGCCTGCTGGTGGGTGATGTAACCTATCAGGGCGTATTTTCTGCACCGCCAAGTATTGCCAGTATTGTTGGTCAGGTAGATGTAAAAGGGGCGTTGGATATTGGCTTAGCCGGCATCATCTTCTCTTTTATGTTGATTAACCTGTTTGACTCTTCCGGTACGTTAATTGCGGTAACCGACAAGGCCGGACTGGCAGATGAAAATGGTAAGTTCCCACGTATGAAACAGGCATTAATGGTGGACAGTATTACTTCTACCGCTGGTGCTTATTTGGGTACGTCCTCTATCTCTACCTATATTGAAAGCTCTTCCGGGGTTTCTGTTGGTGGAAGAACCGGACTGACGGCGGTTGTGGTTGGTCTGTTATTTTTGCTGGTTATCTTCCTGTCTCCATTGGCGAAAATGGTTCAGCCTTATGCCGTTGCTGGTGCGCTGATTTATGTGGGGGTTCTGATGACCTCCAGCCTGTCTCGTGTGAAATGGAATGATTTAACTGAAGCAACACCAGCGTTTATTACTGCAGTAATGATGCCGTTTACTTTCTCTATTACCGAAGGGATTGCTTTAGGTTTTATCTCTTACTGTGTAATGAAAGCGGGCGTTGGCCGTTGGAGAGAAATTAATCCTTGCGTACTGATTGTTGCTTTACTGTTTTTGATTAAGATTGTTTTTGTCGATCATTAA